A section of the Rhizobium sp. SSA_523 genome encodes:
- a CDS encoding head decoration protein, which translates to MTVLTQKLRHTAHYIVSESHGYRSRDTGVIASGSGILEPGAVLGRVTASGKYKAYTPGAADGSQNAVAVLYEGCDARTADVRRTLTVRDTEVQADVLVYANGVTDAQKTTALAALAALGIVAR; encoded by the coding sequence ATGACCGTGCTTACCCAGAAACTGCGCCATACGGCGCACTACATCGTCTCCGAATCGCATGGCTATCGCTCGCGCGATACCGGCGTCATTGCCAGCGGATCCGGCATTCTCGAGCCGGGCGCCGTCCTCGGCAGGGTGACGGCGAGCGGCAAGTACAAGGCGTACACGCCGGGCGCCGCCGACGGATCGCAGAACGCGGTCGCTGTCCTCTATGAGGGCTGCGATGCCCGGACCGCAGACGTCCGGCGCACGCTGACGGTCCGCGACACGGAAGTGCAGGCGGATGTTCTCGTCTACGCCAACGGTGTCACCGACGCCCAGAAAACCACAGCCCTTGCCGCTCTGGCAGCGCTAGGCATCGTCGCCCGCTAA
- a CDS encoding terminase gpA endonuclease subunit — translation MTVQDIRTRFPHLPDGAVALFSGLAAASRTVEDLTLSEHAERYRKVSPESGSPWPGDFKVDRVPYLREPQDCLHPDHPARRVTCRWAAQLGKSTAIENWFCYIVDQAPGSMMIVLPTLEEATKFNRVKLQPTIEASPRVAHKVLPVSSRDEQGSTTSFKRYAGGFCQIVNAGSSKGLQMVSIKYLAMDEVTGYPKDVDGRGSPRDQARARQKMYGDLAKEWQGSTPGVAGECAITDDFESGDQRYRYVPCPHCAHWQPLTFDMMRPADPDRDLPVHFRCMRCDEVILDGHKHEMNARGHWIPRRVREGDDPVPMVIAPDDIDLWRCDPCEGRCRDWQPSYHLWAAYAPKEKWWEIWARWEDAQGDVTKMRTFCQQDLAEPYDPGGVTVEWEKIVEAARDEMLPARKIPSWAALVVSAADVQGYGIKWLVYAIGPRDQMQLIDREIFEGPPDQSDEPWIKLSDAQARTYPTENGKREKGIDLSGVDSGWATDRVYRYCAGRPNVFPLDGREPIGLPWLGTPVKKDIKDHRKRVVAKVLLYPVGLYDVKTAVTAALANLVQGRAENGHWPRNTIHFGADLCDEEFAKELTAERLVDADEEARASVSRRARRLIKPKAGRQWKKIVGRVNDWFDATVYAYALAWYLQNKRRLTLDRWADLVRDLHGDDQEPADLFEHAEQNPFVKQKPKPDKTQPAAPRPPRRKWKSYS, via the coding sequence ATGACTGTTCAGGATATTAGGACACGCTTTCCGCATTTGCCGGACGGCGCGGTCGCCTTGTTCTCGGGCCTTGCTGCCGCAAGCCGTACCGTCGAGGATCTGACGCTCAGCGAGCATGCCGAACGCTACCGCAAGGTCTCGCCGGAATCGGGCTCACCCTGGCCGGGCGATTTTAAGGTGGATCGCGTGCCTTATCTTCGCGAGCCGCAGGATTGCCTGCATCCTGATCATCCGGCGCGGCGGGTGACCTGCCGTTGGGCGGCCCAGCTTGGCAAGTCGACAGCGATCGAGAACTGGTTCTGCTACATCGTCGATCAGGCGCCGGGCTCGATGATGATCGTGCTGCCCACGCTTGAGGAGGCCACGAAGTTCAATCGCGTCAAGCTGCAGCCGACGATCGAGGCTTCGCCGCGCGTGGCGCACAAGGTTCTGCCGGTCAGCAGCCGCGACGAGCAGGGAAGCACGACCTCGTTCAAGCGTTACGCCGGCGGGTTCTGCCAGATCGTCAACGCAGGCTCTTCCAAGGGCCTGCAGATGGTGTCGATCAAGTATCTCGCCATGGACGAGGTCACCGGCTACCCGAAAGACGTCGATGGCCGCGGCAGTCCGCGTGACCAGGCGCGGGCCCGACAGAAGATGTACGGCGATCTTGCCAAGGAATGGCAGGGTTCGACACCAGGCGTTGCAGGCGAGTGCGCCATCACTGACGACTTCGAGTCCGGTGATCAGCGCTATCGGTATGTGCCTTGTCCGCATTGTGCGCACTGGCAGCCGTTGACGTTCGACATGATGCGGCCGGCAGATCCTGATCGCGACCTGCCGGTACATTTCAGGTGCATGCGCTGCGACGAGGTCATCCTCGACGGTCATAAGCACGAGATGAACGCCCGGGGCCATTGGATACCGCGGCGGGTCCGCGAGGGCGACGATCCTGTGCCGATGGTCATCGCACCCGATGATATCGATCTGTGGCGCTGCGACCCTTGCGAAGGGCGTTGCCGGGATTGGCAGCCCAGCTATCACCTGTGGGCCGCATACGCGCCCAAGGAGAAGTGGTGGGAGATCTGGGCCCGCTGGGAGGATGCTCAGGGTGACGTCACAAAGATGCGCACCTTCTGCCAGCAGGATCTGGCGGAACCATACGATCCGGGCGGCGTCACCGTCGAATGGGAGAAGATCGTCGAGGCGGCGAGAGACGAGATGCTGCCGGCACGAAAGATCCCTTCATGGGCGGCCCTTGTCGTCTCGGCCGCCGACGTCCAGGGCTACGGGATCAAATGGCTGGTTTATGCGATCGGCCCGCGCGACCAGATGCAGTTGATCGACCGCGAGATCTTCGAGGGTCCGCCGGACCAGTCCGACGAGCCGTGGATCAAGCTTTCCGACGCCCAGGCGCGGACTTATCCGACGGAGAACGGCAAGCGCGAGAAAGGCATCGATCTGAGCGGCGTCGATTCGGGCTGGGCAACGGACCGTGTCTATCGATACTGCGCCGGGCGCCCGAACGTCTTCCCGCTCGACGGGCGTGAGCCGATCGGCCTGCCGTGGCTCGGAACGCCCGTCAAGAAGGACATCAAGGATCATCGCAAGCGTGTGGTGGCCAAGGTGCTTCTCTATCCGGTCGGGCTTTACGATGTCAAAACCGCTGTCACCGCGGCGCTCGCCAATCTGGTGCAGGGCCGCGCGGAGAACGGCCATTGGCCGCGCAACACGATCCACTTTGGCGCTGACCTCTGCGACGAGGAGTTCGCTAAGGAGCTGACGGCCGAACGTCTGGTCGATGCGGACGAGGAGGCGCGTGCCAGCGTATCCCGCCGGGCTCGGCGTCTCATCAAGCCGAAGGCGGGCCGCCAATGGAAGAAGATCGTCGGGCGGGTCAACGACTGGTTCGATGCAACCGTCTACGCCTACGCTCTGGCCTGGTACCTGCAGAACAAACGCAGGCTGACGCTCGATCGCTGGGCCGATCTCGTTCGTGATCTGCATGGTGACGACCAAGAGCCGGCGGATTTGTTCGAGCATGCCGAGCAGAACCCGTTCGTGAAACAGAAGCCGAAACCGGACAAGACACAACCGGCAGCCCCACGGCCGCCGCGCAGGAAGTGGAAATCCTACTCGTGA
- a CDS encoding head maturation protease, ClpP-related translates to MSAIVEDGKLRLTGYVGDYYFDDGFTAQDVVLALAGIDATSELDVFVNSGGGVASEGAAIHALLSARPGVTNIVVEGIAASAASLIAMAGKTVTMSAGAVMMIHDPSGHTFGNASDHSKTMEALDALATAYARVYSAKSGKTPEECREIMKAERWLTPEDAVKEGFADKTTETVAKPVAAFDYRLFAHAPSSLTALAKEKNWSSPATMAARAAEPRPPKEPTMTDKERADQLAAENAKLKADLDKANGGIEAAVKADRERRDAIMSLDEANGREKLAEHLFMVGNSVDQAKATLAVSPKADAGAGNGSEGEGEYRPRQTMHAQGLNNGGGGAGGEKASRSVLSASVDRANKRR, encoded by the coding sequence ATGAGTGCGATTGTTGAAGACGGAAAGCTTAGGCTTACCGGCTATGTCGGCGACTATTATTTTGACGACGGTTTTACCGCCCAGGATGTGGTGCTGGCGCTGGCCGGCATCGACGCGACCTCCGAGCTCGATGTCTTCGTCAACTCCGGCGGGGGTGTCGCGTCCGAGGGCGCCGCCATTCATGCGCTGCTGTCAGCTCGACCCGGCGTCACGAATATAGTCGTCGAGGGGATTGCCGCCTCGGCCGCCTCCCTGATCGCCATGGCAGGCAAAACCGTCACCATGTCGGCGGGTGCCGTGATGATGATCCACGATCCGAGCGGGCACACCTTCGGCAACGCATCCGACCATTCCAAAACGATGGAAGCGCTCGATGCACTCGCCACGGCTTATGCCCGCGTCTACTCGGCGAAGTCCGGCAAAACACCGGAAGAGTGCCGCGAGATCATGAAGGCGGAGCGATGGCTGACACCGGAAGATGCCGTCAAGGAAGGCTTCGCCGACAAGACAACGGAGACGGTCGCCAAGCCGGTTGCCGCCTTCGACTATCGCCTGTTCGCGCATGCGCCTTCGAGCCTGACCGCACTGGCGAAGGAAAAGAACTGGTCGTCACCGGCCACCATGGCGGCACGCGCCGCAGAACCCCGTCCACCCAAGGAGCCTACCATGACGGACAAGGAACGTGCGGATCAGCTTGCCGCCGAAAATGCCAAGCTGAAGGCGGATCTCGACAAGGCCAACGGCGGGATCGAAGCCGCGGTGAAGGCCGATCGCGAGCGTCGCGATGCCATCATGTCGCTCGACGAAGCCAATGGCCGCGAGAAGCTTGCCGAGCACCTGTTCATGGTCGGCAACAGCGTCGACCAGGCCAAGGCAACGCTTGCCGTCTCGCCGAAGGCCGACGCCGGCGCTGGCAACGGCTCTGAGGGTGAGGGTGAGTACCGCCCGCGCCAGACCATGCACGCTCAGGGTCTCAACAATGGCGGTGGCGGGGCCGGCGGTGAAAAAGCCAGCCGCTCTGTTCTCTCCGCATCCGTCGACCGCGCCAACAAGCGCCGCTAA
- a CDS encoding phage portal protein has protein sequence MTEPKPRHRVKATSERLQPAGQAERRGKPVARYLRSDRAGVLAMRKATMRDGHRDVREAAERAAALAIDFMHNSGWIAGAVTQVLCDTIGEELKLSCRAKLKKLGYSDKQAREWRSLVEEEWRKWAWNPKECDLAGKATIAEMADAVLRSFLGTGEAFGILDFMEARERRRYGLSTGIKVSLVASHRCPRITREAEGLDDGVFHDLNGRAMAYRFKVRTRGVESERDVDAADVIHVMDRGENVNSPRGISPIAPALKVLSQADQLADFTLAKALLQTVFAATINSPEPSEDAFKSLQTLEEIEQPEGWKDEESGSWTDFIGGLQQDLMDVWSMRVDALKEKGISMSDPARVNHLGPGETFTLHTTSTPNSDYLEFFRNLLREIARCIGVTYESLSMDHTDASYSSVLMSVASIWPIVLRRRNRIMIPFLQSIFERWLEEMIETGKIRIRGGVQAFRRFREDIFQAEWHGPGAPSADNYKAAMADKIELELGISSFFDICAKRGKNGQEQIDQLSREKKMFEDAGVPHPFGRTQGGGGPQGAAMEGNREPAKAA, from the coding sequence GTGACCGAGCCGAAACCGCGACACAGAGTGAAGGCGACCAGCGAGCGCCTTCAGCCGGCAGGTCAGGCGGAGCGCCGCGGCAAGCCGGTGGCGCGCTACCTGCGCAGCGATCGGGCGGGCGTGCTTGCCATGCGTAAAGCCACGATGCGCGACGGTCATCGCGATGTGCGGGAAGCGGCCGAACGCGCCGCGGCTCTGGCCATCGACTTCATGCACAATTCCGGCTGGATCGCCGGCGCTGTCACGCAGGTGCTGTGCGACACGATCGGCGAGGAGCTGAAGCTCAGCTGCCGGGCAAAGCTGAAGAAGCTCGGCTATTCCGACAAGCAGGCCCGCGAATGGCGCAGCCTCGTCGAGGAGGAATGGCGTAAATGGGCCTGGAACCCGAAGGAATGCGATCTGGCCGGCAAGGCAACGATTGCCGAGATGGCGGATGCAGTCCTGCGCAGCTTCCTTGGAACGGGTGAAGCCTTCGGCATCCTCGATTTTATGGAGGCGCGCGAGCGTCGACGCTACGGCCTGTCCACGGGCATCAAGGTCTCTTTGGTCGCCTCGCATCGTTGCCCGCGTATAACGCGCGAGGCGGAGGGGCTCGATGATGGCGTGTTTCACGATCTGAACGGCCGGGCGATGGCCTACCGCTTCAAGGTCCGCACGCGCGGCGTCGAAAGCGAGCGGGATGTTGACGCGGCCGATGTCATCCACGTGATGGACCGTGGCGAGAACGTCAACAGTCCGCGGGGGATATCGCCTATCGCGCCGGCGCTGAAGGTCTTGTCGCAGGCCGACCAGCTTGCGGATTTTACACTGGCGAAGGCGCTGTTGCAGACGGTGTTCGCAGCGACCATCAACAGCCCGGAGCCGAGTGAGGACGCGTTCAAGTCGCTCCAGACACTGGAGGAGATCGAACAGCCGGAAGGTTGGAAGGACGAGGAATCCGGCAGCTGGACCGACTTCATTGGCGGCCTGCAGCAGGATCTGATGGATGTCTGGAGCATGCGTGTCGATGCGCTGAAGGAGAAGGGCATTTCGATGTCCGATCCGGCGCGGGTCAATCACCTCGGCCCAGGTGAGACGTTCACGCTGCACACGACCTCGACGCCCAACAGCGATTACCTGGAGTTCTTCCGTAATCTGTTACGGGAAATCGCCCGGTGCATCGGGGTCACCTACGAATCGCTGTCGATGGATCACACCGACGCAAGTTATTCGTCGGTGCTGATGTCGGTCGCCAGCATCTGGCCAATCGTGCTTCGCAGGCGCAACCGGATCATGATCCCGTTCCTTCAGTCGATCTTCGAGCGCTGGCTCGAGGAGATGATCGAGACGGGCAAGATCCGGATCCGGGGCGGTGTTCAGGCCTTTCGACGGTTCCGTGAGGACATCTTCCAGGCGGAATGGCACGGACCGGGCGCACCGTCAGCCGACAACTACAAGGCGGCGATGGCCGACAAGATCGAGCTCGAGCTCGGCATTTCGAGCTTCTTCGACATCTGCGCCAAGCGTGGCAAGAACGGCCAGGAGCAGATCGACCAGCTCAGTCGGGAGAAAAAGATGTTCGAGGACGCCGGCGTGCCGCACCCATTCGGACGTACGCAAGGCGGCGGCGGACCACAGGGCGCTGCCATGGAAGGTAACCGCGAACCGGCAAAGGCGGCATGA
- a CDS encoding major capsid protein — MALVADIFTQNAWGVVEVQEEIVEKVDFKPQLLGTLGLFAPIYSRSRTIGIVDRNGSRTLIPTSPNGAPPEELIPKGAKMRTMETVRLAKGSTIYAIELAGVLALPFDEQTVEVADEVTSRTGQIKEDMELTWEHMRFGAVQGKVLDADGETVLIDWYDFWGIDEPAEIDFELDDPTTDVRKKCRDLKRDMQRRGKGLWTPNTKIGALVGDEFFDLLVNHAQIKETKLGTERAASLENIEGYSSIEIEGIVFINYRGTDDDTTISIGSEKARFFPIGARGAFQVGWAPASEFKPYLNKRGQEFYGLLLSDKSGRDEWDRVELYSYPLFICTRPEMLLSARAK; from the coding sequence ATGGCACTTGTTGCAGATATCTTTACCCAAAACGCCTGGGGCGTTGTCGAGGTGCAGGAAGAGATCGTCGAGAAGGTCGATTTCAAGCCGCAGCTTCTCGGCACGCTTGGCCTCTTCGCGCCGATCTACTCCCGGTCGCGCACCATCGGCATCGTCGATCGGAACGGCTCGCGCACGCTAATCCCGACGTCGCCCAATGGCGCGCCGCCGGAGGAACTGATCCCGAAAGGGGCCAAGATGCGGACGATGGAGACCGTTCGCCTCGCCAAAGGATCGACGATCTATGCGATTGAGCTTGCCGGCGTCCTGGCGCTGCCTTTCGACGAGCAAACCGTCGAGGTGGCCGACGAGGTCACCAGTCGCACGGGGCAGATCAAGGAAGACATGGAGCTCACTTGGGAGCACATGCGGTTTGGCGCAGTGCAGGGCAAGGTCCTCGATGCCGACGGCGAGACCGTCCTCATCGACTGGTACGACTTCTGGGGCATCGATGAGCCGGCCGAGATCGACTTCGAGCTCGACGATCCGACGACCGACGTGCGCAAGAAGTGCCGCGACCTGAAGCGCGACATGCAGCGCCGCGGCAAGGGGCTCTGGACGCCGAACACCAAGATCGGTGCTCTGGTTGGCGACGAGTTCTTCGATCTGCTGGTCAACCACGCCCAGATCAAGGAGACCAAGCTCGGCACGGAACGCGCGGCTTCGCTCGAAAACATCGAGGGTTACTCCTCGATCGAGATCGAGGGCATCGTTTTCATCAACTATCGCGGTACCGACGATGACACGACAATCTCGATCGGCAGCGAGAAGGCCCGCTTCTTCCCGATCGGCGCGCGCGGCGCGTTCCAGGTAGGCTGGGCGCCGGCTAGCGAGTTCAAGCCGTACCTCAACAAGCGCGGCCAAGAGTTTTACGGGCTCCTGCTGTCGGACAAGTCCGGTCGTGACGAGTGGGATCGGGTCGAGCTCTACAGCTACCCGCTCTTCATCTGCACGCGGCCGGAGATGCTGCTGAGCGCACGCGCCAAGTAA